In Microbacterium lushaniae, the following are encoded in one genomic region:
- a CDS encoding Fic family protein: MNSFGDSVEVWPAHRFEGDGAAIPPSIAELDYAPSLRTVGTCEAALIAVAQADAHAAGSRGALSQFMVRCESIASARIDGIRADEGQYAQALAGIGEDDSARRVVATASAVAHLLDRVDARGAFAVGDLQSAHVVLMGTEAGPRSADDPISHTQTSTRSPSDAPYVPPRPDRVPALLDDLVAFLNRDDVPVIVQTAIAHAQFASIRPFADGNGRIGRALLVASLRRRGVSSHAVVPVAGGLEARQEEYAESLVAYRDGDPSPIIVLVANCARVAAIESRITAARVKELPDAWRAAVKPRRGSAAAALVAAFAEHPAMGAAELERYGGAGRARAYEAVERLVSAGVIREVTGRKRGRVWAATDLLAEGEDLGRRIRAGMGGGRREPASAPPA; this comes from the coding sequence GTGAACTCGTTCGGTGATTCCGTGGAAGTCTGGCCTGCGCACCGGTTCGAGGGCGACGGGGCTGCCATCCCGCCGAGCATCGCCGAGCTGGACTACGCGCCGTCGCTGCGCACCGTCGGAACGTGCGAGGCGGCGCTCATCGCCGTCGCGCAAGCGGATGCCCACGCCGCAGGGTCCCGCGGGGCGCTGTCGCAGTTCATGGTCAGATGCGAGTCGATTGCCTCGGCGCGCATCGACGGGATCCGCGCAGACGAAGGCCAGTACGCCCAGGCGCTCGCCGGCATCGGCGAGGATGACAGTGCCAGGCGCGTGGTCGCCACCGCGTCCGCCGTGGCGCATCTGCTCGACCGGGTCGACGCGCGCGGGGCTTTCGCCGTGGGCGACCTGCAGTCTGCTCACGTCGTCCTGATGGGGACAGAGGCGGGACCCCGGTCCGCAGACGATCCGATCAGTCACACCCAGACCTCGACACGATCGCCCTCGGATGCGCCCTATGTCCCGCCGCGGCCGGACCGCGTCCCCGCGCTCCTGGACGACCTCGTCGCTTTCCTCAATCGCGACGACGTCCCCGTCATCGTTCAGACCGCCATCGCGCACGCTCAGTTCGCGTCGATCCGCCCGTTCGCCGACGGCAACGGCCGCATCGGACGCGCCCTGCTCGTGGCCTCCCTGCGGCGTCGCGGTGTGAGCAGCCACGCCGTGGTGCCGGTGGCCGGCGGCCTGGAGGCGAGGCAGGAGGAGTACGCCGAGTCGCTCGTGGCCTACCGGGACGGCGACCCTTCGCCGATCATCGTCCTGGTGGCCAACTGCGCGCGTGTGGCCGCCATCGAGTCACGCATCACCGCGGCGCGCGTGAAGGAGCTCCCCGACGCGTGGCGGGCGGCAGTCAAACCGCGGCGGGGCTCCGCGGCGGCGGCGCTCGTGGCGGCCTTCGCCGAACACCCGGCCATGGGTGCCGCCGAGCTCGAGCGGTACGGCGGTGCCGGACGGGCTCGCGCCTATGAGGCGGTGGAGAGACTGGTATCGGCCGGCGTCATCCGCGAGGTCACGGGCCGCAAGCGCGGCCGCGTATGGGCGGCCACCGATCTCCTGGCCGAGGGGGAAGACCTCGGCCGGCGAATCCGGGCCGGCATGGGTGGCGGGCGGAGGGAGCCCGCATCCGCGCCCCCCGCGTGA
- a CDS encoding HIRAN domain-containing protein, whose product MPIWWERVRHLLSMSELDHSALPDLRELASTRVRVKGTPYRVHDPERRLAGDRLYVLRREPANRRDPSAIAVYAQGRSIGYVSTVRAERMAPLLDQLGGAALVNGVGADTDSIRLWVDLPEEDALRGFVRSYPSV is encoded by the coding sequence ATGCCTATCTGGTGGGAACGCGTGCGACATCTTCTGTCGATGTCGGAGCTTGACCACTCCGCTCTCCCCGACCTGCGGGAGCTGGCCTCCACGCGCGTGCGGGTGAAGGGCACCCCGTACCGTGTGCACGACCCCGAGCGGAGACTGGCCGGCGACCGGCTCTACGTCCTGCGTCGCGAACCCGCCAACCGCCGCGATCCGTCGGCCATCGCCGTGTACGCGCAGGGCCGGAGCATCGGGTACGTCTCGACCGTGCGTGCCGAGCGAATGGCCCCACTGCTGGACCAGCTGGGCGGGGCGGCGCTGGTCAACGGAGTCGGGGCGGACACCGACAGCATCCGCCTGTGGGTGGATCTTCCGGAAGAGGACGCGCTGCGCGGCTTCGTCCGGTCCTATCCGTCCGTCTGA
- a CDS encoding universal stress protein, which translates to MSRRYAGSGGIRMNGTILVGMTDSPAARAAAEWAAQRASDRGDRLVLMSVVGGALGVVGEGAVLDDALAVTRGHLERMAEELGAAEVRVTRGKPVEQLLAASENADLLVIGSDYRGTGSRVARGPHGVRIAAAASCPVVVVPQSDLSGRSGVVVGVDGSDLSEAAIRFAAAEADRQGEPLIAVTAWMPVTAPLGVITYPDDYRENAQHLAEEAMGLSLAGLAQDYPDLEVRRIVEAADPAALVNRVSAEARLAVVGSRGRGAVARFLLGSTSHDVLLTLATATAVVR; encoded by the coding sequence ATGTCACGCCGATACGCTGGCAGCGGAGGCATACGCATGAACGGAACGATCCTGGTCGGGATGACCGACTCCCCAGCGGCGCGCGCAGCGGCGGAGTGGGCTGCCCAGCGCGCGTCCGATCGCGGCGATCGGCTGGTGCTGATGTCGGTCGTCGGCGGCGCGCTCGGCGTGGTCGGCGAGGGTGCCGTGCTCGACGATGCCCTCGCGGTCACCCGCGGGCACCTCGAACGCATGGCCGAGGAGCTGGGGGCCGCCGAGGTGCGGGTCACCCGCGGCAAGCCGGTCGAACAGCTGCTCGCCGCATCCGAGAACGCCGACCTCCTGGTCATCGGCAGCGACTACCGGGGAACCGGATCCCGGGTCGCCCGCGGCCCTCACGGCGTCCGGATCGCCGCGGCGGCGTCGTGCCCCGTGGTCGTCGTGCCGCAGTCGGACCTGTCCGGCCGCAGCGGCGTCGTGGTCGGAGTCGACGGATCCGACCTCTCCGAGGCGGCGATCCGATTCGCCGCGGCCGAGGCCGACCGCCAGGGCGAGCCGCTGATCGCCGTCACCGCGTGGATGCCCGTCACCGCGCCCCTGGGCGTCATCACCTACCCCGACGACTACCGCGAGAACGCCCAGCATCTGGCCGAGGAAGCCATGGGGCTCTCGCTCGCGGGCCTCGCGCAGGATTACCCCGACCTCGAGGTGCGCCGCATCGTCGAAGCCGCCGACCCCGCCGCGCTGGTGAACCGGGTGTCGGCGGAGGCGCGCCTTGCCGTCGTGGGCTCCCGCGGACGCGGCGCCGTCGCCCGGTTCCTGCTCGGATCCACCAGCCACGACGTCCTGCTCACGCTCGCCACGGCCACCGCCGTCGTGCGCTGA
- a CDS encoding thioester domain-containing protein has product MAAIAGVAALTFVIFLPVGGSAQARLTEESPIIESPDGPNTDIEVTGLGAGARLTGGYPATPTPQDPTAPYPAAPPAEYTQGGGFTALINTASVTDPALTAEMYCIDIRVGTLIGGGYENGTWDESNVQNLGYVTYILNNFYPAVPGAPAGLSEGEQAAAVQSAIWYFTDGFILNTGLPIRAATAGIIAAAQLNGPVTEPPPPAVSITPPAAAAPVGSAAGPFTVTTDAPSVTLSVPDGYTMYGDAAATAPLPNPYPTTSGAQVWVGSGTGAVDETLLSARAVVAVQRGRVYLYDGLAPGVDELQKLILAETATLEATAQAPAQFVAAASLTVNKAFAGAGVGQQGASQLTVDCGDGVARVADIPQGASTTQVFTFPGIAVGATCVIAEPATGATSMVDVTTDAPQEVFIAETGATATITNTVTRRAEVPGVLPATGADTPAPLLWAGAGGLVVGSLLVIASPTRRRRAAATPR; this is encoded by the coding sequence ATGGCCGCGATCGCCGGGGTGGCCGCTCTCACCTTCGTCATCTTCCTCCCCGTCGGGGGGTCTGCCCAAGCGAGGCTCACCGAGGAGTCTCCCATCATCGAATCGCCGGACGGACCGAACACCGATATCGAGGTGACCGGCCTCGGGGCCGGAGCGAGGTTGACGGGAGGGTATCCGGCCACCCCGACGCCGCAGGACCCGACGGCGCCCTACCCCGCTGCACCCCCCGCGGAGTACACCCAGGGCGGCGGCTTCACCGCGCTGATCAACACCGCGAGCGTGACGGATCCGGCACTGACCGCCGAGATGTACTGCATCGACATCCGCGTCGGGACCCTGATCGGCGGCGGTTACGAGAACGGGACGTGGGACGAATCCAACGTCCAGAACCTCGGGTACGTCACCTACATTCTGAACAACTTCTACCCCGCGGTCCCCGGCGCACCGGCGGGTCTGTCCGAAGGCGAACAGGCCGCCGCCGTGCAATCGGCCATCTGGTATTTCACGGACGGCTTCATCCTGAACACAGGCTTGCCGATCCGGGCAGCGACGGCAGGAATCATCGCGGCCGCGCAGCTCAACGGCCCTGTGACCGAGCCTCCTCCCCCGGCGGTGTCCATCACCCCGCCCGCTGCCGCCGCGCCGGTGGGGTCGGCGGCCGGCCCGTTCACCGTGACAACGGACGCCCCGAGCGTGACCCTCTCCGTGCCCGACGGGTACACGATGTACGGTGACGCGGCGGCCACCGCTCCTCTCCCCAACCCCTACCCGACCACCTCGGGGGCCCAGGTGTGGGTGGGCAGCGGAACCGGCGCGGTGGACGAGACGCTGCTGAGCGCTCGAGCGGTCGTGGCCGTCCAGCGCGGGCGGGTGTACCTCTATGACGGTCTGGCACCGGGCGTCGATGAGTTGCAAAAACTCATCCTTGCCGAAACCGCCACGTTGGAGGCCACCGCCCAAGCGCCTGCCCAGTTCGTCGCGGCGGCCAGTCTGACCGTCAACAAGGCTTTCGCGGGGGCCGGAGTGGGCCAACAAGGGGCCAGTCAGCTGACCGTCGATTGCGGTGACGGCGTGGCACGGGTAGCGGACATCCCGCAGGGCGCGTCCACGACCCAGGTCTTCACCTTCCCGGGCATCGCCGTCGGCGCGACCTGCGTCATCGCTGAGCCCGCGACCGGTGCGACGTCCATGGTGGATGTGACGACCGACGCGCCTCAGGAGGTCTTCATCGCCGAGACGGGGGCAACGGCGACGATCACCAACACGGTGACGCGCCGCGCAGAGGTGCCCGGGGTGCTCCCGGCCACGGGAGCGGACACTCCCGCGCCTCTCCTCTGGGCCGGCGCCGGCGGCCTCGTGGTCGGCTCGCTGCTGGTCATCGCCAGCCCGACGCGACGCAGGCGCGCCGCGGCCACCCCGCGGTGA
- a CDS encoding thioester domain-containing protein, translating into MALAIAAMLIVPVGGAANAWIEDGAPVIESPDGPDTAIELASTGAGQRISGGYPATAVVPDPQADYPAAPPAGYTVRSGFAGVLNVARVSDLSQRGQVFCISARTPAYVGVGYESGSWSESEVANLGQVAYILNNYYPAVPGAPATLGTPNQRAAAVQAAIWYFTDGFVLDPADSVRAATAEIIADAQGNSPAPEPELPLAITPASSSVGVGSLAGPFTVTADAAAVALAVPAGYAMYGSAVGGTPLPNPYTTTSGAQVWVGSESGAADTTVLTATASVAVPRGRVYLYDGLAPGLPESQPLILAETAQLETTATAQATAEFFAVAGLTITKAFAGDAVGQQGAMELVVDCGDGVPRSTTIPAGASTTQSFPFTGIGVGATCVITEPTTGATTAVDVTSDAPQQVVITDTGATATITNTVTRRGDVPGVLPATGTETPFPLLWGGLAGLLGGALLVAARLTLLRQPGNSARPPWS; encoded by the coding sequence ATGGCGCTTGCAATCGCCGCGATGCTGATCGTCCCCGTTGGCGGAGCGGCCAACGCGTGGATCGAGGACGGTGCGCCGGTCATCGAGTCGCCGGACGGGCCGGACACCGCGATCGAGCTGGCGTCGACCGGCGCGGGCCAGAGGATCAGCGGCGGATATCCGGCCACCGCCGTCGTGCCGGATCCGCAAGCGGACTACCCTGCCGCACCCCCCGCGGGGTATACCGTGCGGAGCGGGTTCGCCGGCGTGCTCAACGTGGCCCGCGTCTCGGATCTGAGCCAAAGGGGGCAGGTGTTCTGCATCAGCGCTCGCACCCCCGCGTACGTCGGTGTCGGGTACGAGTCCGGCTCCTGGAGCGAGTCGGAGGTAGCGAACCTCGGGCAGGTGGCCTACATCCTGAACAACTACTACCCGGCCGTCCCCGGCGCCCCGGCCACGCTGGGCACGCCGAACCAGCGCGCCGCCGCGGTACAGGCGGCGATCTGGTACTTCACCGACGGCTTCGTGCTCGACCCGGCCGACAGCGTCCGTGCCGCCACGGCCGAGATCATCGCCGACGCGCAGGGGAACTCCCCGGCCCCGGAGCCTGAGCTCCCGCTCGCCATCACTCCGGCCTCGAGCTCCGTGGGGGTGGGCTCCCTTGCCGGACCGTTCACCGTCACCGCCGACGCCGCGGCGGTGGCCCTCGCTGTCCCCGCCGGATACGCCATGTACGGCAGTGCGGTCGGGGGCACCCCTCTCCCCAACCCGTACACCACCACCTCGGGCGCACAGGTGTGGGTCGGCAGCGAATCCGGCGCGGCCGATACGACGGTCCTGACCGCGACCGCATCGGTCGCCGTGCCGCGTGGCCGGGTCTACCTCTACGACGGCCTGGCACCGGGCCTCCCGGAGTCCCAGCCTCTCATTCTCGCCGAGACGGCCCAGCTGGAGACGACGGCGACGGCGCAGGCGACCGCCGAGTTCTTCGCCGTGGCCGGCCTCACGATCACCAAGGCCTTCGCCGGTGACGCCGTCGGCCAGCAGGGAGCGATGGAGCTGGTCGTCGACTGCGGCGACGGGGTTCCGCGTTCGACGACCATCCCAGCCGGCGCGTCCACGACTCAGTCGTTCCCGTTCACGGGTATCGGGGTGGGGGCCACGTGCGTCATCACCGAACCGACGACGGGTGCGACCACCGCGGTGGATGTGACCAGCGACGCGCCTCAGCAGGTCGTGATCACCGACACGGGCGCGACGGCGACGATCACCAATACCGTGACACGGCGTGGGGATGTGCCCGGAGTTCTCCCGGCGACGGGCACGGAAACTCCGTTCCCGCTCTTGTGGGGCGGCCTCGCGGGGCTGCTGGGGGGCGCCCTCCTGGTAGCCGCGCGTCTGACGCTCCTCCGCCAACCCGGGAACTCGGCGCGACCGCCTTGGTCGTAG